CGCTGCCGATCGACACGGTGAGCAGGATCACCGCGCCATAGACGATGAGCAGCGCACCGCTCGACAGGTTCAGCGCCGGCAAAAGGCCGGTCAGGATGGTGAGCACCATGGCACCGGCGACGGTGCCCAGATAATGCCCGCTGCCGCCGAGGATCGAGGCACCGCCGATGGCGACCGCCGCGATCGAGGTGAACAGATAGGCGTCGCCCATGCCGAGATAGGCCTGGCCGGAATAGCCGGTCAGAAGCATGCCGGCGAAGGCGGCGGTGAGGCCGGAGATCACATAGGTCAGGATGGTGGTGCGCGCCGTCGGCACGCCGGAGAATTCGGCCACCGTGGCGCTGGTGCCGAGCGCATAGAGATGGCGGCCGAACGCCGCCTTGGAGAGCAGCAGGGTCGCCACCAGCGTCAAGGCCAGCCAGATCACCGCGATGACCGGGAAGCCACTGACGCGCCCGACAGACAGGAACTGGATCAAGGCAGGCGCCGAGGGTGTCGGCGAGCCGCCGGTCAGCACCAGGATCAGGCCTTGCAGGATGACATTGGTGGCCAGCGTCATGATGATCGGCGGCACGCCGAACCGGGCGACGCCGACGCCGTTGATCAGCCCGATGAAGGCACCACCGGCAAGCAGCAGCGGCATGACCCAGGCCAGCGGCAGGTCCTGGCCGCCGCACAGCAGCGCCATGACGATGGCCGCCGAATTGAGCACCCAGGGCACCGACAGGTCGATGCCGCCGCCGATGATGACGACGGTCTGGCCAAGCGCGACGATGCCGACAAAGGCGGCCAACACGATCGTCGAGCGCATGTTGGAAACCGAGAGGAAGCCCGGCGAGAACAGCGCCGTGACCAGCAGCAGCACCACCATGCCGGCATAGGCGAGCACGATGAGCCGGTTGCGGGCGAGGAAGGCGCTCATTGGACGCGGCTCCTTGCGGCCTTTTCGGCGACGGAACTGGCCAGCACTGAGAGCAGCAGGATAACGCC
The nucleotide sequence above comes from Mesorhizobium shangrilense. Encoded proteins:
- a CDS encoding ABC transporter permease, which encodes MSAFLARNRLIVLAYAGMVVLLLVTALFSPGFLSVSNMRSTIVLAAFVGIVALGQTVVIIGGGIDLSVPWVLNSAAIVMALLCGGQDLPLAWVMPLLLAGGAFIGLINGVGVARFGVPPIIMTLATNVILQGLILVLTGGSPTPSAPALIQFLSVGRVSGFPVIAVIWLALTLVATLLLSKAAFGRHLYALGTSATVAEFSGVPTARTTILTYVISGLTAAFAGMLLTGYSGQAYLGMGDAYLFTSIAAVAIGGASILGGSGHYLGTVAGAMVLTILTGLLPALNLSSGALLIVYGAVILLTVSIGSETFAGLGGKLRGKEG